Within the Saccharopolyspora gloriosae genome, the region ACCTGGTCGCGGAGTTCGTCGCCGGGGGTCTCCGCCTGCTGGGGAGCGGAGGATTCGATGCTCGTCGTCACGCGACCAGCCTAGTGGGCGGCCGCAACCGAGTTCCGCCGATGACGAAGCGGCGGGCGGTGCCGGGCACGTCGGCGCCATCCGGTAGGAATCGGGGCGTGGACGAACAAGCCCTGCGGGAACTCGCCGATGAACGGCTCCGTGCGCTGGCCGGTCCGGACGCGCAACTGCGCGAAGACCAGTGGCGTGCCATCCAGGCACTGGTGCTGCATCGCCGCCGCGCGCTCGTCGTGCAGCGCACCGGCTGGGGCAAGTCCGCGGTGTACTTCCTGGCCACCGCGCTGCTGCGCGAACTCGGCGAAGGTCCCACGGTGATCGTCTCGCCGTTGCTGGCGTTGATGCGCAACCAGGTCGAGGCCGCCGAGTCCGCAGGTGTGCGCGCCGCCACGATCAACTCGGCGAACCCGCAGGAGTGGCAGTCCATCGAGGAACAGGTCGCCGTCGGCGAGGTGGACGTGCTGCTGGTCAGCCCCGAACGGCTGAACAATCCCGATTTCCGGGACACCGTGCTGCCGGAACTCACCCACAGCGCGGGCCTGCTGGTGGTGGACGAGGCGCACTGCATCTCCGACTGGGGCCACGACTTCCGCCCCGACTACCGCAGGCTGCGCACCCTGCTGGGCGAGCTGCCCGAAGGCGTCCCGGTGCTGGCGACGACGGCCACCGCCAACGACCGCGTGGTGCAGGACGTGTCCGACCAGCTCGGCGTCGGCGGCGAGTTCAGCGATCCGCAGGAAACGCTGGTGCTGCGCGGCACCCTCGACCGGGAGAGCTTGCGGCTCGGGGTGCTGGCGCTGCCGACGGCGCAGGCTCGGCTGGCGTGGCTGGCCGGCAACCTCAGCGAGCTGACCGGCTCGGGGATCATCTACACGCTCACCGTCGCCGCGACCGATGAGGTCGCCGGCTACCTGCGCGACCAGGGATTCGAGGTCGCCTCGTACTCGGGACGCACCGACCCGGAGGAGCGGCAGCGCGCCGAAGAGGACCTGCTGGCGAACCGGGTGAAGGCGCTGGTGGCGACCTCCGCGTTGGGCATGGGCTTCGACAAGCCCGACCTCGGATTCGTGGTGCACCTGGGGGCGCCGTCCTCGCCCATCGCCTACTACCAGCAGATCGGGCGTGCCGGTCGTGGTGTGCGCCGGGCGGAGGCGCTGATGCTGCCCGGGCCCGAGGATCGGGAGATCTGGCGCTACTTCGCGTCGATGGCGTTCCCGCCGGAGGGCACCGTCCGCTCGATCTTGGAAGCGCTCACCGAAGGAGGCACGCTGTCCACGGCCGCGTTGGAGCCGCGTGTCGAGCTCGGCCGGTCTCGACTGGAGATGGTGCTCAAGGTCCTCGACGTGGACGGTGCGGTGCGCCGCGTCAAGGGCGGTTGGGAAGCGACCGGCGAACCGTGGAAGTACGACGCCGAACGCTACGACCGCATCGCCGCCGAACGGGCCTCCGAGCAGCAGGCGATGCTGGACTACCTCAACACCACCGAGTGCCGGATGGAGTTCCTGCGCCGCCAGCTCGACGACCCGTACGCCGAGCCGTGCGGGCGCTGCGACAACTGCACCGGGCAGACCCGCTCCGCCGACGTCGACGAGCAGGTCGTGCAGCGGGCGCAGGAACGGCTGCACCGGCCGGGTGTGGAGTTCTCGCCGCGCAAGATGTGGCCGAGCGGGATGGACGCGCTGGGCCTGAACGTCTCCGGCAGGCTGCCCGCCGGGGAACGCGCCGAAACGGGCCGGGCGGTCGGCAGGCTGACCGACATCGGCTGGGGCAAC harbors:
- a CDS encoding RecQ family ATP-dependent DNA helicase, with the protein product MDEQALRELADERLRALAGPDAQLREDQWRAIQALVLHRRRALVVQRTGWGKSAVYFLATALLRELGEGPTVIVSPLLALMRNQVEAAESAGVRAATINSANPQEWQSIEEQVAVGEVDVLLVSPERLNNPDFRDTVLPELTHSAGLLVVDEAHCISDWGHDFRPDYRRLRTLLGELPEGVPVLATTATANDRVVQDVSDQLGVGGEFSDPQETLVLRGTLDRESLRLGVLALPTAQARLAWLAGNLSELTGSGIIYTLTVAATDEVAGYLRDQGFEVASYSGRTDPEERQRAEEDLLANRVKALVATSALGMGFDKPDLGFVVHLGAPSSPIAYYQQIGRAGRGVRRAEALMLPGPEDREIWRYFASMAFPPEGTVRSILEALTEGGTLSTAALEPRVELGRSRLEMVLKVLDVDGAVRRVKGGWEATGEPWKYDAERYDRIAAERASEQQAMLDYLNTTECRMEFLRRQLDDPYAEPCGRCDNCTGQTRSADVDEQVVQRAQERLHRPGVEFSPRKMWPSGMDALGLNVSGRLPAGERAETGRAVGRLTDIGWGNRLRELLGNGVPDQELPEDLFQACVQVLASWEWEQRPVGVISIGSNSRPQLVRSLAQRIATIGRLPLLGEVATNPSTTPKRGNSAQRVGSLRGQFKVPDELAAKISELDGPVLLMDDYTDTGWTSAIVARTLRLAGAPAVLPFTLASTG